The Mercurialis annua linkage group LG8, ddMerAnnu1.2, whole genome shotgun sequence genome window below encodes:
- the LOC126660699 gene encoding 7-deoxyloganetin glucosyltransferase-like, with protein MSKPHVVCVPFPLQGHINPMLKLAKLLHSKGFHVTFVNTEFNHNRILDSRGPNALNGLPDFHFATIPLPHPPSNSNTTLNLRALHETCRKDFLNLFRHLVGELNNTVSNPPVTCVISDAVLNYSVTLSEDLQIPVVLFWSMGASGFMSLKHFHDQIKQFIAFLKDPSIGAAGMEKNLDSLMEWIPGMKGAKVRDLSEFSKTKDEINVMEDSSKGGRERDSMASAIIFHTFDALESQILKDVAAFFKRVFSISPLQLFLDQIPDEQYSSIECNLWNEDAGCIKWLDSKQPNSVIYVNFGSITVMTVEQVVELAWGLANSNHNFLWITRPDLIMGESAILPPEFLTETKGRGFIASWCPQEEILNHPSTAGFLTHCGWNSILETISSGTPIICWPFFGEHFVNSRKSCGEWGIGMELASDFRRDDVEKLVKVLMEEEKGKMMKEKALEWKKLAEESVNSNGSSSLNFNYLVNEILLS; from the exons ATGAGCAAACCTCATGTAGTATGTGTTCCATTCCCACTTCAAGGCCACATTAATCCAATGCTAAAATTAGCAAAACTCCTTCATTCCAAAGGTTTTCATGTCACCTTCGTCAACACTGAATTTAACCATAACCGCATTCTTGATTCGAGAGGTCCTAATGCTCTAAACGGCTTGCCTGATTTCCATTTTGCAACTATACCTCTTCCGCACCCACCTTCCAATTCCAACACTACTTTGAATTTGCGTGCTCTTCACGAGACATGTCGAAAAgattttttgaatttgtttcgtcatCTTGTTGGTGAGCTTAACAACACCGTATCGAATCCTCCTGTTACATGCGTTATTTCAGATGCTGTTTTGAATTATAGTGTAACGCTCTCTGAAGATCTTCAAATTCCTGTTGTGTTGTTTTGGTCTATGGGTGCTTCAGGGTTTATGAGCCTAAAACATTTTCATGATCAAATCAAGCAATTCATTGCTTTTCTCAAAG ATCCGAGCATTGGAGCTGCAGGTATGGAGAAGAATTTGGACAGCTTGATGGAATGGATTCCGGGAATGAAAGGAGCGAAAGTAAGGGATCTTTCGGAGTTCAGCAAAACAAAAGACGAAATAAACGTCATGGAAGATTCAAGTAAAGGTGGCAGAGAAAGAGATTCAATGGCATCCGCTATTATATTTCACACATTTGATGCTCTAGAGTCTCAAATCTTAAAAGACGTCGCCGCGTTTTTTAAAAGGGTATTCAGCATTAGTCCTCTACAATTATTTCTCGACCAAATTCCTGACGAACAATACAGTTCCATAGAATGCAATCTGTGGAATGAAGACGCAGGATGCATCAAATGGCTTGATTCCAAGCAACCCAATTCCGTAATTTACGTAAATTTCGGAAGCATTACAGTTATGACAGTTGAACAGGTAGTTGAGCTTGCTTGGGGACTAGCTAACAGTAACCATAACTTCTTGTGGATAACAAGGCCAGATTTGATCATGGGAGAATCAGCAATTCTGCCACCCGAATTTCTGACTGAAACGAAAGGAAGGGGCTTTATAGCAAGCTGGTGTCCGCAGGAGGAAATACTGAACCACCCATCAACGGCCGGATTCCTGACTCACTGTGGATGGAACTCAATTCTCGAAACTATCTCGTCAGGAACTCCGATCATCTGCTGGCCTTTCTTTGGAGAACATTTTGTTAACAGCAGAAAAAGCTGTGGTGAATGGGGAATTGGCATGGAATTGGCCAGTGATTTCCGTAGAGATGATGTGGAGAAGCTTGTTAAGGTATTGATGGAAGAAGAGAAGGGGAAAATGATGAAGGAAAAGGCGTTGGAATGGAAGAAATTAGCAGAGGAGTCGGTGAATAGTAACGGGTCATCTTCGTTGAACTTCAACTACCTAGTGAACGAAATCCTGCTATCgtag